In Rhodospirillales bacterium, the genomic window AGACCTGGATCAACACGCTGATCGACAACCGCATCCGCGGGCGGGTGATGGGGATCTACGTGACCGCCTTGTCGGCAGGTTACCTGGCGGGCCTCCCCGTCCTGCTGTTCGTCGGGACCGAAGGCACCACGCACTTCTTCATCGTCGTCGCTGCGCTTGCCATCGGGGTGCTGCCGATCCTGCTGGCGCGCGATCTGGCCCCGCACATCACGACCCACGAGGGATTCGGCATCATCGCCGCGATCAGGCGCGCACCCGCCACGATGTTTGCGGCGCTGACCGATGGCCTGGTGCTCGGCGCCCTGTTCGTCTTCTTCCTGATCTACGTCGAGCGCCAGGGCTTTCTGCAGGAGACAGCGATCACCATGCTGATCGTCATGTCGACCGGCAACGTGATGCTGCAGTATCCGGTCGGCATGATTGCCGACCGGTTTGACCGCCGGATTCTGCTGATCATCTTCGCCGCGCTGATCTCGGTCTGCACGGCGATCTTCCCCATGGTGCTGCACGACGATGTGCTGCTCTGGCCCCTGCTGTTCTTCTGGGGCGGTATCATGGGCGGAATTTACACCTGCGGCCTGGCGCATGTCGGCCAGCGCTTCCGCAGGCAAGAACTGTCCGCTGCAAACGCCACGTTCGTCTCGGTTTACGAACTGGGCCACCTGATCGGGCCGCCGGCGGCCGGCTTTGCCATGGCGCTCTGGGATCCCCACGGCCTGATCGTCTTCTGTGTCACCGGCGGCCTGCTCTTCGCCGTCATTGCCACGGTGAGGCACCTCGGGCTTCGCGGCACCGACAGCGACTGAGCCTGCGACTGAGCCTCGCGATTCGTCCCGAGGCGGATCGACGGGCCGGTCCGTCCTCTGGTCGGGTTGATTGCCAGAGGTTCGGAATTGGTTGCGCACCCGGCACCGGATGCACACAGATCGCCGGGCACCGCCGGGTTGTTCGGGTTTCTGGCAATTGATCTGGAATTGATATTATTGTGCTGGACCTTCCAATTCATCCGGACATAAGCTTAACTCACTGACGGGTCGTTCATAAAGGCCCGCACTTCATCAGGCTTCATCAAGGGAGAAGGTCCCCATGAAATCTCTAAAGGTACTTGGTCTGGCAGCTGGCGCTGCCATGTTCGCCAGCCAGGCGATGGCTGGTGCGACGCTTGATGCGGTCATGGACCGCGGTGCCGTGCGTTGCGGCGTCGCTGGCACCCTGGCCGGCTTCTCCATTCCGGACAGCCAGGGCGTCATGCAGGGCCTGGACGCGGACGTCTGCCGCGCCGTGGCCGCCGCTGTCCTCGGCGACGCCAATGCCGTTGAGTTCGTGCCGCTCAGCCCCCAGCAGCGTTTCACCGCCCTGCAGTCGGGCGAGGTCGACATGCTTTCGCGTAACACGACCTGGACGCTGACCCGCGACACCGCGCTCGGCCTCAACTTCACCAATGTCACGTTCTACGACGGTCAGGGCTTCATGGTTCCGACCGCGCTCGGCGTCAGCTCGGCCTACGAGCTCAACGGTGCCGCCGTCTGCGTGCAGACCGGCACCACGACCGAGAAGAACCTTACGGACTTCTTCCGTGCCAACAACATGTCGTTTGACCCTGTGGTCTTCGAGGGCTTCGAAGAGTCCGTCACCGCCTTCGTCAGCGGCCGTTGCGATGTCTACACGACGGACGCCTCGGGCCTCGCCTCGATCCGCGTCTCGAACGTCGAGAATCCTGACGACTACGTGATCCTGCCCGAGATCATCTCCAAGGAGCCGCTCGGCCCGGTCACCCGTAACGACGACGACGAGTGGTTCGACGTCGTGAAGTGGACTGTCTTCGCCCTGCTGCAGGCCGAAGAGTTCGGCATCGACTCATCGAACGTCGACGATCACCTGTCGAGCGACGATCCCGGCATCCAGCGCCTGCTCGGCGTTTCGCTCGGCATGGGTGAGAACATGAAGATCAACGAGAAATGGGCCTACAACGCGATCGCGCAGGTGGGCAACTACAGCGAGATCTTCGAGCGTCATGTCGGCAAGAACACGCCGCTTGGTTTCGAGCGTGGCGTCAACGCGCTCTGGACCGACGGCGGTCTGATGTACGCGCCGCCGATCCGCTGATCGGATCCCGGGTTGAACCGCCGCCCGGTGTGACTCCGGGCGGCGGTTTGACTTTGGGGACATCATGGCCAGCTATTCGGGCGAGTCCGAAGACCTGAAGCCGGCGAAAGCCGTCTTCTGGAACGACCCCAGGGTCCGCGCCATTTTCTGGCAGATCGTGGCGGTCATCTGTGTGGTGGCGGTCTTCGGTTATCTGATACACAACACGATCGAAAACCTCGAGCGCCAGAATATCGCGTCGGGATTCGGCTTCTTCGAGATGGAAGCCGGTTTCGCCATCGGCGAAGGGCTGATCGAGTATTCCTCCGCCGACACCTATCTCCGCGCAATCACCGTCGGCCTGCTGAACACAGTCAAGGTCGCTGCGATCGGCATCGTCTTCGCGACCATCATCGGCACCATGGTCGGCATCGCCCGGCTGTCGCCGAACTGGATCGTGGCGCGGCTTTCGACCGTCTACATCGAGATCCTGCGCAACATCCCGCTGCTTCTGCAGCTCTTCTTCTGGTACGCGCTGATCGTCGAGGTGCTCCCCAGGGCCAAGGAGGCCTATGGGCCGTTCCTCGGCGTCTACCTGTCGAACCGCGGCTTCAATGTCCCGATGCCCAACCACTATGGTTATCTCGGCGTGCTGGCCGGACTGGTCATCGGCTTGGCGGTCTTTGTCTGGCTCTATCGGCGCAACAAGAAGATCCACGACCAGACCGGTGACGTGAAACCCACCTTCGCCCCGGGTATCGGCCTCGTCGCGGGGCTCATGATCGTCGGCTGGTTTGCCGGCGGCGTACCGACCAGCTTCGACATGCCGGAACTGGGAAACTTCTCGTTCTCGGGCGGCGGCGAGGTCACGGCCGAATTCCTCGCTCTCTGGCTCGGCCTGACGCTCTACACGGCAGCGTTCATCGCCGAGATTGTCCGAAGCGGCATTCTCGCGGTCACCAGGGGCCAATGGGAGGCGGCCGGCTCGCTCGGGCTGCGTCGCGGGCAGATCCTGCGTTTCGTGGTTCTGCCCCAGGCACTCAGGGTCATCATTCCGCCCACCACGAGCCAATACCTGAACCTTACCAAGAACAGCTCGCTCGCCGTTGCGATCGGATATCCCGACATCGTCTCCACGGCGAACACGACAATCAACCAGACCGGGCAGGCCATCGAGGGCATCGCCATCATCATGGGGGTCTACCTGACCCTGAGCCTTTCGATCTCGCTGTTCATGAACTGGTACAACAAGAAAATATCACTGGTGGAGCGATGACATGACGGATTCCACCGCAAACACACAAACCGGGTGGGAAAGCCCGCCCAAGAGCGAGGTCGGCGTTATCGGCTGGATGCGCAAGAACCTGTTCTCGAACTGGTTCAACAGCTTCCTGACGATCCTGGCGATCTACCTCCTGGTCACGACGATCCCCGGGATCATCCAGTGGGCGTTCATCGACTCGATCTGGGGCGACAACTCGCCCGACATCTGTCGCGAGGCGCAGGGCGCGTGCTGGTCGTTCATCTACGAAAAGCATCGCTTCATCCTGTTCGGCGTCTACACGTTCGACGAACACTGGCGTCCGCTGGTGGCGATGATCATCTTCCTGTTCCTGATCTTCGCGAGCTGTCTGAAGCCCGTCTGGCGTCTGGGCTGGTGGATCCTGGCAGGCTGGGGCATTGGTCTGGTCTTCGTCGGGATCTTCATGTGGGGTGGCGTGTTCGGCATGACCTACGTCGACCAGAGCCAGTGGGGCGGCCTGCCGCTGACACTGTTTCTGGCGACCTTCGGCACCATCTTCGCCTTCCCGATCGGTATCTTCCTGGCGCTCGGCCGGCGCTCGAAGATGCCGATCATCCGGTCGTTCAGTGTCGCCTACATCGAGCTGATCCGCGGCGTGCCGCTGATCTCGATCCTGTTCATGGCCTCGGTGATGTTCCCGCTGTTCCTGCCCGCAGGCGTGTCGATCGACAAGCTGCTGCGTGCGCAGGTGGGCATCATCCTGTTCGGCGGGGCCTATGCCGCGGAAATCATTCGTGGCGGTTTGCAGGCCATCCCGCGCGGCCAGTACGAGGCCGCGGACGCCATGGGACTGACCTACTGGCAATCCATGCTCAGGATCATCCTGCCCCAGGCGCTCAGGATCACGATTCCGCCGATGGTCAACGGCTTCATCGGTGGGTTCAAGGACACCTCGCTGGTGGTCATCATCGGTCTCTTCGACCTGCTGATGACGAGTCGCGTGGCCTTCCAGGACATCAACTGGCGCCCCTTCTTCGTCGAGGGATACCTGTTCTGCGCCATGATCTACTTCTGCTTCTGCTTCTTCATGTCGCGTTATTCGATGTGGCTGGAGAAGGACCTGTCCAGGGGTCACAACCATTAGGGAGATGAGGCATGGCTAACGCACGAGAGGCCGCCACGCCCAACCTGGGTGTCGCCGTCGAACTGCGGCATCTGCACAAGTGGTACGGGGACTTCCACGTCCTCAAGGACATCAACCTCACCGTCCGCCAGGGCGAGAAGGTGGTGGTCTGCGGGCCCTCTGGCTCGGGCAAATCGACCATGATCCGGTGCATCAACCGGCTGGAGGAACACCAGCGCGGGCACCTGTTCGTGGAAGGCCTGGAGCTGACCAACGACCTCAAGCAGATCGAGGCGATCCGCAAGGAGGTCGGCATGGTGTTCCAGCACTTCAACCTTTTCCCGCACATGACCGTGCTCGACAACCTCATCCTGGGTCCGACCTGGGTGCGCAAGGTGCCGCGCAATGAGGCGATCGACACCGCCATGATGTATCTGGAGCGCGTGAAGATCCCCGAACAGGTCAACAAGTATCCCGGCCAGCTCTCGGGCGGTCAGCAGCAGCGCGTGGCAATCGCCCGCTCGCTCTGCATGAAACCCAAGATCATGCTGTTCGACGAACCCACCAGCGCGCTCGATCCGGAGATGATCAAGGAGGTGCTCGACGTCATGGTCGAGCTCGCCAACGAGGGTATGACCATGATCTGCGTGACCCACGAGATGGGCTTCGCGCGTACCGTGGGCGACACCATGGTGTTCATGGATCAGGGTGAGATCGTCGAGATGGAGGAGCCCGAAGAGTTCTTCGCCAATCCGAAGAACGAGCGGACCCAACTCTTCCTGAGCCAGATCCTCTCGCACTGATTCCGGATCATCACCGGCAGTTGATTCGTTTGGGGCGGTGGTCTGAAAGCCAGAGTGCCGCCGGACGCGTTTCGACGAGGGCCGCTACCCGGTCGTCAAGCGCGACGGCACCTGCTGTTGGATGCAGGAGAGCCCGGCCACGCTGCATCCCTTCACGGTGATCGAAGGCGATATCACGGCTCGATAGGGGTCGCGCGCCGCTGTGGTGACAGGACGTCGAGCACTCCCGCGCCGACGATCAGCACAGCGCCGATCAGGACGTTGAGGCCCATCACCTCATCGGTCAGCAGCGCTGCCGAGACGACGCCGAACAGCACCTCCGACAGCATCAGAATGCCGACCAGGCCGGGCGAGAGCCAACGGGCACCCCAGAAGTTCATCCACATGCTCGGGACGACCCAGACCGCAGCGGCAACAGCCGCCCAGGGCAAGGCATCGAGCCAGGCAGACGGCGCAGGCGCACCCACCGCCGCAATGGCAGGAATCTGAGCCAGCGCCACGGCGGCCACCGCACCTGCCAGCGACTGCACGAAGACCTTTTCAAAATCCGGCAGGGCCGATGTCATGCGCATTCCGACAATGGCGAGCGCAAAAAGCACGCTCGATGCCAGCGTCATCCATTCCTGCCAGGTCGTGGGCCATGGCGCGGCGTTGCCGTCGCCCGACAACACGACCAGCAGTCCGCCGAAACTGAGCGCGATGGCGCCCAGGCGCGGCAGTGTGATCGCTTCGCCCAGCAGGAGCCTGCCTGCGAGCGTAGTCCAGATCGGCAAGGTGTAGAAGATCAGAACCGTGCGTG contains:
- a CDS encoding MFS transporter — its product is MTNDDSTTQPHDASVFETGPHETPTLTPQQIWRSIGAVTASAFAASLTFSICMPLLSLILEDRGTPSWLIGLNNAAQPAGLLIFTLILPRVVQRLGTMRALYLGFVLMIMSIALLPVFDNVWAWFPLRFIMGIGIAIHWVVSETWINTLIDNRIRGRVMGIYVTALSAGYLAGLPVLLFVGTEGTTHFFIVVAALAIGVLPILLARDLAPHITTHEGFGIIAAIRRAPATMFAALTDGLVLGALFVFFLIYVERQGFLQETAITMLIVMSTGNVMLQYPVGMIADRFDRRILLIIFAALISVCTAIFPMVLHDDVLLWPLLFFWGGIMGGIYTCGLAHVGQRFRRQELSAANATFVSVYELGHLIGPPAAGFAMALWDPHGLIVFCVTGGLLFAVIATVRHLGLRGTDSD
- a CDS encoding amino acid ABC transporter substrate-binding protein, whose protein sequence is MKSLKVLGLAAGAAMFASQAMAGATLDAVMDRGAVRCGVAGTLAGFSIPDSQGVMQGLDADVCRAVAAAVLGDANAVEFVPLSPQQRFTALQSGEVDMLSRNTTWTLTRDTALGLNFTNVTFYDGQGFMVPTALGVSSAYELNGAAVCVQTGTTTEKNLTDFFRANNMSFDPVVFEGFEESVTAFVSGRCDVYTTDASGLASIRVSNVENPDDYVILPEIISKEPLGPVTRNDDDEWFDVVKWTVFALLQAEEFGIDSSNVDDHLSSDDPGIQRLLGVSLGMGENMKINEKWAYNAIAQVGNYSEIFERHVGKNTPLGFERGVNALWTDGGLMYAPPIR
- a CDS encoding amino acid ABC transporter permease, translated to MASYSGESEDLKPAKAVFWNDPRVRAIFWQIVAVICVVAVFGYLIHNTIENLERQNIASGFGFFEMEAGFAIGEGLIEYSSADTYLRAITVGLLNTVKVAAIGIVFATIIGTMVGIARLSPNWIVARLSTVYIEILRNIPLLLQLFFWYALIVEVLPRAKEAYGPFLGVYLSNRGFNVPMPNHYGYLGVLAGLVIGLAVFVWLYRRNKKIHDQTGDVKPTFAPGIGLVAGLMIVGWFAGGVPTSFDMPELGNFSFSGGGEVTAEFLALWLGLTLYTAAFIAEIVRSGILAVTRGQWEAAGSLGLRRGQILRFVVLPQALRVIIPPTTSQYLNLTKNSSLAVAIGYPDIVSTANTTINQTGQAIEGIAIIMGVYLTLSLSISLFMNWYNKKISLVER
- a CDS encoding amino acid ABC transporter permease, which produces MTDSTANTQTGWESPPKSEVGVIGWMRKNLFSNWFNSFLTILAIYLLVTTIPGIIQWAFIDSIWGDNSPDICREAQGACWSFIYEKHRFILFGVYTFDEHWRPLVAMIIFLFLIFASCLKPVWRLGWWILAGWGIGLVFVGIFMWGGVFGMTYVDQSQWGGLPLTLFLATFGTIFAFPIGIFLALGRRSKMPIIRSFSVAYIELIRGVPLISILFMASVMFPLFLPAGVSIDKLLRAQVGIILFGGAYAAEIIRGGLQAIPRGQYEAADAMGLTYWQSMLRIILPQALRITIPPMVNGFIGGFKDTSLVVIIGLFDLLMTSRVAFQDINWRPFFVEGYLFCAMIYFCFCFFMSRYSMWLEKDLSRGHNH
- a CDS encoding amino acid ABC transporter ATP-binding protein gives rise to the protein MANAREAATPNLGVAVELRHLHKWYGDFHVLKDINLTVRQGEKVVVCGPSGSGKSTMIRCINRLEEHQRGHLFVEGLELTNDLKQIEAIRKEVGMVFQHFNLFPHMTVLDNLILGPTWVRKVPRNEAIDTAMMYLERVKIPEQVNKYPGQLSGGQQQRVAIARSLCMKPKIMLFDEPTSALDPEMIKEVLDVMVELANEGMTMICVTHEMGFARTVGDTMVFMDQGEIVEMEEPEEFFANPKNERTQLFLSQILSH
- a CDS encoding DMT family transporter, with translation MTANAPRTRTFPVAAILGAAAIWGTLWIPSRWLDGVGITAGYAPAIIFAAAVVLMLPVAIARRRRLRNLRLWLVASTAGLSAVMYMDALIYGDVARTVLIFYTLPIWTTLAGRLLLGEAITLPRLGAIALSFGGLLVVLSGDGNAAPWPTTWQEWMTLASSVLFALAIVGMRMTSALPDFEKVFVQSLAGAVAAVALAQIPAIAAVGAPAPSAWLDALPWAAVAAAVWVVPSMWMNFWGARWLSPGLVGILMLSEVLFGVVSAALLTDEVMGLNVLIGAVLIVGAGVLDVLSPQRRATPIEP